In one Parvibaculum sp. genomic region, the following are encoded:
- a CDS encoding M48 family metalloprotease → MRSKSPFGPLLALCAALAIGAANTAAAQGIAIVSDAETENMLRDYADPLLKVAGLDPAAVKIHLVNDRRLNAFVAEGQQMFYHTGLITIVDSPGELIGVMAHEIGHMAGGHLVQRREHMATLQVPMIASMILGVGAIAAGQGDAGMALILGGQHLAQRGFFAYTREQEASADQAGASYLQRAGLSGQGMLDLFASMRDQEMLSEERQDPFARSHPMSAARYNALEERVKASPYFERELPPEEIHRFKMVQAKLHGFLDEPNIVFNRYPASDKSDYARYARSVAYHRTGALSEALTEIDPLLESDPKNPYIHEVKGQILFESGKIEEAVTSYRQSVDLKPDDAQLHLGLGRALLGRDGEENARAAIPHLLTGTRGASQPFGYYQLSIAYGRLNQIGMAELATAQYYNALGRVKEAKMHAGRAAKNLPQGSPEWLRAQDIAIQADPQRG, encoded by the coding sequence ATGAGATCGAAATCGCCTTTCGGCCCGCTGCTGGCCCTTTGCGCCGCGCTGGCCATCGGTGCCGCAAATACGGCCGCCGCACAAGGTATCGCGATCGTCAGCGATGCCGAAACCGAGAACATGCTGCGGGACTATGCCGACCCGCTTCTGAAGGTTGCGGGGCTCGATCCGGCGGCGGTGAAGATTCACCTCGTCAACGACCGCCGTCTCAATGCCTTCGTCGCCGAAGGCCAGCAGATGTTCTATCACACCGGCCTCATTACCATCGTCGACTCGCCCGGCGAGCTGATCGGCGTGATGGCGCACGAAATCGGTCACATGGCGGGCGGGCATCTGGTGCAGCGGCGCGAGCACATGGCGACGCTTCAGGTGCCGATGATCGCTTCCATGATCCTCGGCGTCGGCGCCATCGCGGCCGGACAGGGCGATGCCGGCATGGCGCTGATCCTGGGCGGGCAGCACCTCGCGCAGCGCGGCTTCTTTGCCTATACGCGCGAACAGGAAGCAAGCGCCGACCAGGCGGGCGCCAGCTACCTGCAACGCGCCGGCCTGTCGGGCCAGGGCATGCTCGACCTGTTCGCATCGATGCGCGACCAGGAAATGCTTTCGGAAGAACGGCAGGACCCGTTCGCGCGTTCGCATCCGATGTCGGCGGCGCGCTACAATGCGCTTGAGGAGCGGGTGAAGGCCTCGCCCTATTTCGAGCGCGAACTGCCGCCGGAAGAAATTCATCGCTTCAAGATGGTGCAGGCGAAGCTGCACGGGTTTCTCGACGAACCGAACATCGTCTTCAACCGCTATCCCGCATCCGACAAGAGCGACTATGCGCGCTATGCGCGTTCGGTCGCCTATCATCGCACCGGCGCGCTTTCCGAAGCGCTGACCGAGATCGACCCGCTGCTCGAGAGCGATCCGAAGAACCCCTATATCCACGAGGTGAAGGGGCAGATTCTCTTCGAGAGCGGCAAGATCGAGGAGGCGGTGACGTCCTATCGCCAGTCTGTGGATCTGAAGCCCGACGACGCGCAGCTTCATCTCGGGCTCGGGCGGGCGCTGCTCGGACGCGACGGCGAGGAAAACGCCCGCGCCGCCATTCCGCATCTCCTCACCGGCACGCGCGGCGCGTCGCAGCCCTTCGGCTACTATCAGCTCTCCATCGCCTATGGCCGCCTCAACCAGATCGGCATGGCGGAACTGGCGACGGCGCAGTATTACAATGCGCTCGGCCGCGTGAAGGAGGCGAAGATGCATGCGGGGCGGGCAGCGAAAAACCTGCCGCAAGGTTCGCCCGAATGGCTGCGGGCGCAGGACATCGCGATCCAGGCCGATCCGCAGCGCGGCTGA
- a CDS encoding ribonuclease E/G, translated as MAKTMLIDAAHLEETRVVVVSGNRVEEFDFESENRKQLRGNIYLAKVTRVEPSLQAAFVEYGGNRHGFLAFSEIHPDYYQIPVADREALLRQQAAEARRERDEEDAYDARTAPPAPGNDVPEEPTEAGADAEDEADDEADDENGAEAADASGNDDDAEDQSKKTVERGETETVLSDETIESVGAEDAMEEAAPRKQRINYRSYKIQEVVKRRQILLVQVVKEERGNKGAALTTYLSLAGRYCVLMPNTARGGGISRKITVAADRKKLKGIAESLDVPEGMGLIVRTAGAKRTKAEIKRDYEYLLRMWESVRELTLKSIAPALVYEEGSLIKRSIRDLYDKDIDAIHIEGDEGYREAKSFMRMLMPSHAKNVQPYKEKQPLFQKYQVEQQLDAMLNPTVTLKSGGYIVINPTEALVSIDVNSGRSTKERNIEQTALKTNLEAAEEITRQMRLRDLAGLLVIDFIDMDENRNNRAVERKLKDCLKTDRARIQVGRISHFGLLEMSRQRMRSGVLEGSTVTCPHCAGTGLVRSVESMALHVLRGVEAEAVKGRAAAFTVKVPAIVAIYMLNQKRGKVLDIEERYGVSVYIEADATLTGSDHRIEQAEARALTRTRPALGAINIESGYAAEDDDVVDAVDEDEVEDEAEETQEAAPARGSSEDGEGQRRRKRRRRRRKPGEEREAGSESEAAPRADAGAGDDDADEGDEVAADAAEAGASRPEGGADELDENGQRKRRRRGRRGGRRNRRRDGEDGQETQAATGSAMTEGEAGDEAADGGDADAGASADAPVLLSYSRHEAVEEAPAEEAVDEAEMPAVADAPDETREPEPERESVEAVEADGDTLVADTTTLQKTEPEAPTRRGWWQRR; from the coding sequence ATGGCCAAGACCATGCTGATCGACGCGGCCCACCTCGAGGAAACTCGGGTTGTGGTCGTGAGCGGCAATCGCGTTGAAGAATTCGACTTTGAATCGGAAAACAGGAAGCAACTTCGAGGAAATATCTATCTAGCCAAGGTTACGCGCGTCGAACCGTCGCTTCAGGCGGCGTTCGTCGAATATGGCGGCAACCGGCACGGCTTCCTCGCCTTCAGCGAAATTCACCCCGACTACTACCAGATTCCGGTCGCCGACCGCGAAGCGTTGCTGCGCCAGCAGGCCGCCGAAGCGCGCCGCGAGCGCGACGAGGAAGACGCGTATGACGCGCGCACCGCGCCGCCCGCCCCCGGCAACGACGTGCCCGAGGAACCGACCGAGGCCGGCGCCGACGCCGAGGATGAAGCCGACGACGAGGCCGACGACGAGAACGGCGCCGAGGCCGCCGACGCATCCGGCAATGACGACGACGCCGAAGACCAAAGCAAAAAGACGGTCGAACGCGGTGAGACCGAAACCGTGCTCTCCGATGAGACGATCGAATCCGTCGGCGCCGAAGACGCGATGGAAGAAGCCGCGCCGCGCAAGCAGCGCATCAACTACCGCTCCTACAAGATTCAGGAAGTCGTCAAGCGCCGCCAGATCCTGCTCGTGCAGGTCGTCAAGGAAGAGCGCGGCAACAAGGGCGCGGCGCTCACCACTTACCTCTCGCTTGCCGGACGCTATTGCGTGCTGATGCCGAACACGGCGCGGGGCGGCGGCATTTCGCGCAAGATCACCGTGGCGGCCGACCGCAAAAAGCTGAAAGGCATTGCCGAGTCGCTCGACGTGCCGGAAGGCATGGGGCTGATCGTCCGCACCGCGGGCGCCAAGCGCACCAAGGCCGAGATCAAGCGCGACTATGAATATCTGCTCCGGATGTGGGAGAGCGTGCGCGAGCTGACGCTGAAGTCGATTGCCCCTGCCCTCGTCTACGAGGAAGGCAGCCTGATCAAGCGTTCGATCCGCGATCTCTACGACAAGGACATCGACGCCATCCATATCGAGGGCGACGAAGGCTACCGCGAGGCCAAGAGCTTCATGCGGATGCTGATGCCGAGCCATGCGAAGAACGTGCAGCCCTACAAGGAAAAGCAGCCGCTCTTCCAGAAGTATCAGGTGGAGCAGCAGCTCGACGCGATGCTGAACCCGACGGTGACGCTGAAATCAGGCGGCTACATCGTCATCAACCCGACCGAAGCGCTGGTTTCGATCGACGTCAATTCGGGACGCTCCACCAAGGAGCGCAACATCGAGCAGACGGCGCTGAAGACCAATCTCGAAGCGGCGGAAGAAATCACGCGGCAGATGCGGCTCCGGGACCTTGCCGGCCTCCTCGTCATCGATTTCATCGACATGGACGAGAACCGCAACAACCGTGCGGTCGAACGCAAGCTCAAGGACTGCCTGAAAACTGATCGCGCGCGCATCCAGGTCGGGCGCATCAGCCATTTCGGTCTGCTCGAAATGTCGCGCCAGCGCATGCGTTCCGGCGTGCTCGAAGGTTCGACCGTCACCTGCCCGCATTGCGCGGGTACGGGTCTTGTGCGCTCGGTCGAGTCGATGGCGCTGCATGTGTTGCGCGGCGTCGAGGCCGAAGCGGTCAAGGGCCGCGCCGCCGCCTTCACCGTCAAGGTGCCGGCGATCGTCGCGATCTACATGCTCAACCAGAAGCGCGGCAAGGTGCTCGACATCGAGGAGCGCTACGGCGTTTCGGTCTATATCGAGGCCGACGCGACGCTGACCGGTTCCGATCACCGGATCGAACAGGCCGAAGCGCGGGCGCTGACGCGGACGCGGCCGGCGCTGGGCGCGATCAACATCGAAAGCGGCTATGCGGCCGAGGATGACGATGTCGTCGACGCCGTGGACGAAGATGAGGTCGAGGACGAAGCCGAGGAAACGCAGGAGGCCGCGCCGGCGCGCGGATCGTCGGAGGATGGCGAAGGCCAGCGGCGGCGCAAGCGGCGCCGGCGGCGGCGCAAGCCCGGCGAGGAACGCGAGGCGGGAAGCGAGAGCGAAGCGGCGCCGCGCGCGGATGCCGGTGCGGGCGACGACGACGCGGACGAAGGCGACGAAGTTGCGGCCGATGCAGCCGAGGCCGGCGCTTCGCGTCCCGAAGGCGGTGCGGACGAACTCGACGAGAACGGCCAGCGCAAACGCCGGCGGCGCGGACGGCGCGGCGGACGGCGCAATCGCCGGCGCGACGGCGAAGACGGCCAGGAAACGCAAGCTGCGACCGGCTCGGCGATGACGGAAGGCGAAGCCGGAGACGAAGCGGCGGATGGCGGCGATGCCGATGCTGGCGCCAGCGCGGACGCGCCGGTGCTGCTGTCCTATTCGCGGCACGAGGCGGTGGAAGAAGCACCGGCCGAAGAAGCGGTGGATGAGGCGGAGATGCCCGCCGTCGCGGACGCGCCGGACGAAACCCGGGAACCGGAACCGGAGCGCGAATCCGTGGAAGCGGTCGAGGCCGATGGCGATACGCTGGTGGCCGACACGACGACGCTGCAGAAGACGGAACCCGAAGCGCCGACACGTCGCGGCTGGTGGCAGCGCCGCTAG
- the prfB gene encoding peptide chain release factor 2 (programmed frameshift), producing the protein MRAETQNLADEIKQSLALLRRHLDWDAALRRYDELTAKAEDPDLWNDPENAQNLMRERTRLEEAIARLRGFEAGLADNLELIEMGEAEGDAGIVTEAEAALKALKVQTDEAELETLLAGEADQNDTYLEVHAGAGGTESQDWAQMLLRMYTRWAERKGYKVELIERHDGEEAGIKSATILVKGHNAFGWLKTESGVHRLVRISPYDSAARRHTSFSSVWVYPVVDDKIDIDVSEADVRIDTYRSSGAGGQHVNTTDSAVRITHIPTGIVVACQNERSQHKNRATAWDMLRARLYEAELQKREEAAAAQAAGKTDIGWGHQIRSYVLQPYQMVKDLRTGVETSDPDRVLGGDLDPFMAAALAARVKGTTAEVEDIE; encoded by the exons ATGCGCGCCGAAACGCAAAATCTCGCCGATGAAATCAAGCAGTCGCTCGCGCTGCTGAGGAGGCATCTT GACTGGGATGCTGCCCTCCGCCGCTATGACGAACTGACGGCGAAAGCCGAAGACCCCGATCTCTGGAACGATCCCGAGAACGCGCAAAACCTGATGCGCGAACGCACCCGGCTGGAAGAAGCGATCGCGCGGCTGCGCGGCTTCGAGGCGGGCCTTGCCGACAATCTCGAACTGATCGAAATGGGCGAGGCCGAAGGCGATGCCGGCATCGTGACGGAAGCCGAGGCGGCGCTGAAGGCGCTGAAGGTGCAAACCGACGAAGCCGAGCTCGAAACCCTGCTCGCCGGCGAGGCCGACCAGAACGACACCTATCTCGAAGTCCATGCCGGCGCCGGCGGCACCGAAAGCCAGGACTGGGCGCAGATGCTCTTGCGCATGTACACGCGCTGGGCTGAACGCAAGGGCTACAAGGTCGAGCTGATCGAGCGTCACGACGGCGAAGAAGCCGGCATCAAGTCGGCGACCATCCTCGTCAAGGGCCACAACGCCTTCGGCTGGCTGAAAACGGAATCGGGCGTCCACCGCCTCGTCCGCATCTCGCCCTATGACAGCGCGGCGCGCCGTCACACCAGCTTTTCGTCGGTCTGGGTCTACCCCGTTGTCGACGACAAGATCGACATCGACGTCAGCGAGGCCGATGTCCGCATCGACACCTATCGCTCCTCCGGCGCCGGCGGCCAGCACGTCAACACCACCGACAGCGCGGTGCGCATCACGCACATTCCGACCGGCATTGTGGTCGCCTGCCAGAACGAACGCTCGCAACACAAGAACCGCGCCACCGCATGGGACATGCTGCGCGCGAGGCTCTACGAAGCCGAATTGCAGAAGCGCGAGGAAGCCGCCGCGGCGCAAGCCGCCGGCAAGACCGACATCGGCTGGGGCCACCAGATCCGCTCCTACGTGCTGCAGCCCTATCAGATGGTGAAGGACTTGCGCACCGGCGTCGAAACCTCCGACCCCGACCGCGTCCTCGGCGGCGACCTCGACCCCTTCATGGCCGCAGCACTCGCCGCCCGCGTCAAGGGCACGACGGCCGAAGTCGAGGACATCGAGTAG
- a CDS encoding gamma-glutamyltransferase, whose product MKETMGMGRNCGFSGLRGGLLAGLTMSVALAACAEIGQPEPQTGVAVSRGVETRVERQARITYKEPGGDPSFGGFVVADEPSAVLIAQQVLDQGGNAADAAAALYFALSVTYPAAAGLGGGGICLVRDAGERKVESLAFLARSPRGGGAVAIPGNVRGFSLLQSRHGNQPWSAIVGPAERLAGTGFPLSRASARALADAASVQGAPAFTGADGAPLRELQRVTQSELAATLTLIRSRGVTGFYAGETARALVAGAREAGGTLSLDDLADDRPVTAPAQMLPSSAGVVAAPSEALGAGVFAAALWRDIEKAGPAELTEAARRTAAALGAENAARDFGSTAFATADGRGGAVACAVTMSGPFGTGRAAPGTGVVFAPNAQQSANGIASAFLMPVIVTSNSGTQIFFSGAGAGEPKGAASILSAARLALAGTAAEALAASPANARSPAHAISCPIGNVTRACSFAIGPRSDGMGAVSARSGS is encoded by the coding sequence ATGAAGGAAACAATGGGAATGGGGCGGAACTGTGGATTTTCGGGCCTGCGGGGCGGCCTGCTGGCCGGCCTGACAATGTCCGTGGCGCTGGCGGCCTGCGCCGAAATCGGCCAGCCCGAACCGCAAACCGGGGTCGCGGTCAGTCGTGGCGTCGAAACCCGCGTCGAGCGTCAGGCCCGCATCACCTACAAGGAGCCCGGCGGCGATCCGTCCTTCGGCGGCTTCGTCGTCGCCGACGAGCCTTCGGCCGTTCTCATTGCCCAGCAGGTGCTCGATCAGGGCGGCAATGCCGCCGATGCGGCGGCGGCGCTCTATTTCGCGCTCTCGGTCACTTATCCGGCGGCGGCCGGCCTCGGCGGCGGCGGCATTTGCCTGGTGCGCGATGCCGGGGAACGGAAGGTCGAAAGTCTCGCCTTCCTCGCCCGTAGTCCGCGCGGCGGCGGCGCCGTCGCCATTCCGGGCAATGTGCGCGGCTTCTCGCTCCTTCAATCGCGTCACGGCAACCAGCCCTGGTCGGCCATTGTCGGTCCGGCCGAGCGGCTGGCGGGCACCGGCTTCCCGCTGTCGCGCGCCAGCGCCCGCGCCCTTGCCGATGCGGCGTCCGTTCAGGGCGCCCCGGCCTTCACGGGCGCGGATGGCGCACCCTTGCGCGAACTCCAGCGCGTCACGCAGTCCGAACTTGCCGCCACATTGACGCTGATCCGCAGCCGCGGTGTCACGGGCTTCTATGCCGGTGAGACCGCCCGGGCGCTTGTCGCCGGCGCGCGCGAGGCGGGCGGTACGCTCAGCCTCGACGATCTGGCCGACGACCGGCCGGTCACCGCGCCCGCGCAAATGCTTCCCTCGTCCGCCGGCGTGGTCGCCGCACCGTCCGAGGCGCTGGGCGCCGGCGTCTTCGCCGCCGCGCTCTGGCGCGACATCGAGAAGGCCGGCCCCGCCGAACTGACGGAAGCCGCGCGCCGCACCGCCGCCGCGCTGGGCGCCGAAAACGCCGCGCGCGATTTTGGATCGACGGCTTTCGCGACCGCCGACGGGCGGGGCGGAGCGGTCGCCTGCGCCGTCACGATGAGCGGTCCCTTCGGCACCGGCCGCGCCGCCCCCGGCACCGGCGTCGTCTTCGCGCCCAACGCGCAGCAATCCGCAAACGGCATCGCCTCGGCCTTCCTGATGCCGGTCATCGTGACCAGCAACAGCGGCACGCAGATTTTCTTCAGCGGCGCCGGCGCCGGCGAACCGAAAGGCGCGGCGTCGATCCTGAGCGCCGCCCGTCTGGCGCTTGCGGGCACCGCCGCCGAGGCGCTTGCCGCATCGCCCGCCAATGCGCGATCCCCGGCACATGCGATTTCATGTCCGATCGGAAATGTCACCCGCGCCTGCAGCTTTGCCATCGGCCCGCGCAGCGACGGCATGGGCGCCGTCTCCGCCCGCTCCGGTTCCTGA
- a CDS encoding penicillin-binding protein 1A, whose amino-acid sequence MLKVLSIIAGTILVLLTGAVMAGGYYAWRLNQDLPDYTRLANYEPPVTTRVHAGDGQLIGELARERRLYVPISAIPPQLIKAFLAAEDKNFYTHGGVDATGIVRATIDNVFNVLQDRRLVGASTITQQVAKNFLLSSDVTFDRKLREALLALRLERAFTKDQILELYLNEIYLGSGSYGVAAAALNYFDKPLDDLTIAEVAYLAALPKAPGNYHPFRFRERALARRNWVISRMADERFITAYDAAEARGTDLNVSLRTRGVQTRDAEYFLEQVRRELLAQYGEQKLYEGGLSVRTTIDTRLQEFASEALKNGLIAYDRRYGWRGPVATLEPGANWQEALGGMDVPSDLAPWTLATVLEVASDRVTVGLRPARLPGGGFAKEIVKSTIHFEDMKWARANINMIHLGPEVTKPSDVLKVGDIVYVAPHAEEKDRHTLQQVPGVNGAIVAMDPHTGRVLAMQGGFSFGLSEFNRAVQALRQPGSSFKPFVYAAALDKGFTPASLVLDAPFVIDQGPGLGLWKPENYERKFHGPSTMRFGLENSRNLMTVRLAQYAGPQTVSDYARRYGIADNMMPVLSMSLGAGETTLMRLAGAYAVLANGGMKVEPTLVDRVQDRYGRTIYKHDTRACQACTLDFEDAPEPPALPDGRERVEDPRTAYQITSMLEGAIQRGTGTAVRSVGVPLAGKTGTSNEARDTWFMGYSPNLVVGVFVGFDEPAPMGRAETGGRTAAPIFRDFMTKAIGNKPAIPFRIPSGINLVKVDLKTGALATGDGGGTILEAFREGTEPRLTSSTPMLGIAGGILGGGDAGDMDSDISSDFLRGMDSDRDGSGADGFSTEAGPGAYGPAARGPVDPFALPPAPFAGMPADEAVELDRPGGAPRTDERDDPPADNRPPPPGGYAADGRDIGSGTGGLY is encoded by the coding sequence ATGCTGAAAGTCCTTTCGATCATTGCCGGAACCATCCTGGTACTGCTGACCGGCGCCGTGATGGCGGGCGGCTATTATGCGTGGCGGCTCAATCAGGATTTGCCCGACTACACGCGGCTGGCGAACTATGAACCGCCGGTGACGACGCGCGTTCACGCCGGCGACGGCCAGCTCATCGGCGAACTGGCGCGCGAGCGCCGCCTCTATGTGCCGATCTCGGCGATCCCGCCGCAACTGATCAAGGCTTTCCTCGCTGCCGAGGACAAGAATTTCTACACGCATGGCGGCGTCGATGCGACCGGCATCGTCCGCGCCACCATCGACAACGTCTTCAACGTGCTGCAGGACCGCCGCCTTGTCGGCGCCTCCACCATTACTCAGCAGGTCGCCAAGAACTTCCTGCTTTCGAGCGACGTCACCTTCGACCGCAAGCTGCGCGAGGCGCTGCTGGCACTGCGCCTCGAACGCGCCTTCACCAAGGACCAGATCCTCGAACTCTACCTCAACGAGATTTATCTCGGCTCCGGCAGCTACGGCGTCGCCGCCGCGGCGCTGAACTATTTCGACAAGCCGCTCGACGATCTCACCATCGCCGAGGTTGCCTATCTGGCGGCGCTCCCCAAGGCGCCGGGCAACTATCACCCCTTCCGTTTCCGCGAGCGCGCGCTGGCGCGCCGCAACTGGGTCATCTCGCGCATGGCCGACGAACGCTTCATCACCGCTTACGACGCGGCCGAGGCGCGCGGCACCGACCTCAATGTCAGCCTGCGCACGCGCGGCGTGCAGACACGCGACGCCGAATATTTCCTCGAACAGGTGCGCCGCGAACTGCTGGCGCAATATGGCGAGCAGAAGCTCTATGAAGGCGGCCTTTCGGTCCGCACCACCATCGACACGCGGCTTCAGGAATTTGCCTCGGAAGCACTGAAGAACGGCCTCATCGCCTATGATCGCCGCTATGGCTGGCGCGGTCCCGTGGCGACGCTCGAGCCCGGCGCCAACTGGCAGGAAGCGCTCGGCGGCATGGACGTGCCTTCCGACCTCGCGCCCTGGACGCTCGCCACCGTGCTCGAAGTCGCAAGCGACCGCGTCACCGTCGGCCTGCGCCCGGCGCGGCTTCCCGGCGGCGGCTTCGCGAAGGAGATCGTCAAGAGCACGATCCATTTCGAAGACATGAAATGGGCGCGGGCCAACATCAACATGATCCATCTCGGCCCCGAGGTGACGAAGCCGTCCGACGTGCTGAAAGTCGGCGACATCGTCTATGTCGCGCCCCATGCCGAAGAGAAAGACCGCCACACGCTGCAACAGGTGCCGGGCGTCAACGGCGCCATCGTCGCGATGGACCCGCATACCGGCCGCGTGCTGGCCATGCAGGGCGGCTTCAGCTTCGGCCTCTCGGAATTCAACCGCGCGGTGCAGGCGCTGCGCCAGCCCGGCTCCTCCTTCAAGCCCTTCGTCTATGCCGCGGCGCTCGACAAGGGCTTCACGCCCGCCAGCCTCGTCCTCGACGCGCCCTTCGTCATCGACCAGGGCCCCGGCCTCGGCCTCTGGAAGCCCGAAAACTACGAGCGCAAGTTCCACGGGCCGTCCACCATGCGCTTCGGCCTCGAAAATTCGCGCAACCTGATGACGGTGCGCCTCGCGCAATATGCCGGTCCGCAAACCGTCTCGGACTATGCGCGCCGCTACGGCATCGCCGACAACATGATGCCGGTGCTCTCGATGTCGCTCGGCGCCGGCGAAACGACATTGATGCGGCTGGCGGGCGCCTATGCGGTGCTGGCGAATGGCGGCATGAAGGTCGAGCCGACGCTGGTCGACCGCGTGCAGGACCGCTACGGGCGCACCATCTACAAGCACGACACCCGCGCCTGTCAGGCCTGCACGCTCGACTTCGAGGACGCGCCCGAGCCGCCGGCGCTTCCCGACGGTCGCGAGCGCGTCGAGGATCCGCGCACCGCCTACCAGATCACCTCGATGCTCGAAGGCGCGATCCAGCGCGGCACCGGCACCGCCGTCAGGTCGGTCGGCGTGCCGCTCGCCGGCAAGACCGGCACATCGAACGAAGCGCGCGACACCTGGTTCATGGGCTATTCGCCCAACCTCGTCGTCGGCGTCTTTGTCGGCTTCGACGAACCGGCGCCGATGGGCCGCGCCGAAACCGGCGGCCGCACCGCGGCGCCGATCTTCCGCGACTTCATGACCAAGGCCATCGGCAACAAACCGGCGATCCCGTTCCGCATTCCGTCGGGCATCAATCTCGTCAAGGTCGATCTCAAGACCGGCGCGCTGGCGACGGGCGACGGCGGCGGCACGATCCTCGAAGCCTTCCGCGAAGGCACCGAGCCGCGCCTCACCTCCTCGACGCCGATGCTCGGCATTGCTGGCGGCATTCTCGGCGGCGGCGATGCCGGCGACATGGACAGCGACATTTCGAGCGACTTTCTGCGCGGCATGGACAGCGACAGGGATGGCAGCGGTGCGGATGGCTTCTCGACCGAAGCCGGTCCGGGCGCCTACGGTCCCGCGGCGCGCGGCCCCGTCGACCCCTTCGCGTTGCCGCCCGCGCCCTTCGCCGGCATGCCCGCCGACGAAGCCGTTGAGCTCGACCGCCCCGGCGGTGCTCCCCGGACCGACGAGAGAGACGATCCGCCTGCGGACAATCGCCCGCCGCCCCCCGGCGGTTATGCCGCGGACGGCCGCGACATCGGCTCGGGTACGGGCGGCTTGTACTGA
- a CDS encoding N-acetylmuramoyl-L-alanine amidase, with protein sequence MGKIRQNRETFRQALRAAGLVALFLALAWHVPMRAVAEDFSAEGLSIDELAELLARDLENDLLTTGALSDAPAAAAIPRSAPLPQGMSAVTGIRVGDHGEQTRFVMELAGDAAVDYRVFTLSDPYRVVIDMTGVPFRLDDAGVSEARGFVSGYRYGRFQADTFRVVIDMTQPVAIARNFVLDPQAGFGRRIVLDLAPTDSAAFAQSAGAPAEDKAAAVAAAQQIQSIAAVPMSPPAQRVDRRRVIVIDPGHGGVDPGAVGRSGVHEKNIVLAFARELASQLRATGRYDVHLTRETDVFIPLRQRVAIARNHKADLFMSIHADSIQKPDVRGLSVYTLSETASDQEAAALARQENRADLIGGLDLQGESPEVTGILIDLAQRETKNYSARFAKSIVDYAGEKTSMLQRPHRFAGFVVLKAPDVPSVLIELGFLTNADDEKKLVSPAWRTSVAGTFTRAIDRYFGDRMAEGPL encoded by the coding sequence TTGGGGAAAATTCGGCAGAATCGGGAGACTTTCCGGCAAGCCCTGAGGGCGGCCGGCCTGGTCGCGCTTTTTCTGGCGCTGGCCTGGCATGTGCCGATGCGCGCCGTCGCCGAGGATTTTTCGGCCGAGGGCCTTTCCATCGACGAACTGGCCGAATTGCTGGCCCGCGATCTCGAAAACGACCTGTTGACCACCGGCGCTCTGAGCGATGCGCCGGCCGCCGCCGCCATCCCCCGCTCCGCGCCGCTACCGCAAGGCATGTCGGCCGTCACCGGCATCCGCGTCGGCGATCATGGTGAGCAGACCCGTTTCGTGATGGAGCTGGCGGGCGATGCCGCCGTCGACTACCGCGTCTTCACGCTTTCCGACCCCTACCGCGTCGTCATCGACATGACGGGCGTTCCCTTCCGTCTCGACGATGCGGGCGTGTCCGAGGCGCGCGGCTTCGTCTCCGGCTACCGCTATGGCCGCTTCCAGGCCGACACTTTCCGCGTCGTCATCGACATGACGCAGCCGGTCGCCATCGCGCGCAATTTCGTGCTCGACCCGCAGGCCGGCTTTGGCCGCCGCATCGTGCTCGACCTCGCGCCGACCGACAGCGCGGCCTTTGCCCAAAGCGCCGGCGCACCCGCCGAAGACAAGGCCGCCGCGGTTGCCGCCGCGCAGCAGATTCAGTCCATCGCCGCCGTGCCGATGAGCCCGCCCGCCCAGCGCGTCGACCGCCGCCGCGTTATCGTCATCGATCCCGGTCATGGCGGCGTCGATCCGGGCGCCGTCGGCCGCAGCGGCGTCCACGAAAAGAACATCGTGCTGGCCTTTGCCCGCGAACTGGCCTCCCAACTGCGCGCCACCGGCCGCTACGACGTGCATCTGACGCGCGAAACCGACGTCTTCATTCCGCTGCGCCAGCGTGTCGCCATCGCGCGCAACCACAAGGCCGATCTCTTCATGTCGATCCACGCGGACTCGATCCAGAAGCCCGATGTGCGCGGTCTCTCGGTCTACACGCTTTCCGAAACCGCCTCCGACCAGGAAGCGGCCGCGCTGGCGCGTCAGGAAAACCGCGCCGACCTGATCGGCGGTCTCGATCTCCAGGGCGAGAGCCCGGAAGTGACCGGCATCCTGATCGATCTCGCCCAGCGCGAAACCAAGAATTATTCGGCCCGTTTTGCCAAGTCGATCGTCGACTATGCGGGCGAGAAAACCTCCATGCTGCAGCGGCCGCACCGTTTCGCCGGCTTCGTTGTGCTGAAGGCGCCGGATGTGCCTTCGGTGCTGATCGAACTCGGTTTCCTGACCAACGCCGACGACGAAAAGAAGCTTGTCTCGCCTGCCTGGCGCACCAGCGTCGCCGGCACCTTCACCCGCGCCATCGACCGTTATTTCGGCGACCGCATGGCCGAGGGCCCGCTCTAG